The following proteins are encoded in a genomic region of Drosophila miranda strain MSH22 chromosome 4, D.miranda_PacBio2.1, whole genome shotgun sequence:
- the LOC108162508 gene encoding uncharacterized protein LOC108162508, whose translation MKYSALISILVLVLASMCLAPAAASFCPCDLKTVKTEVCGSNGVTYKNRCEFECTQRDYKKLGRNLNIRKEGPC comes from the coding sequence ATGAAGTACTCTGCTTTGATATCCATCCTCGTCCTGGTGCTGGCTTCCATGTGTCTGGCTCCGGCGGCGGCCAGCTTTTGTCCGTGCGACCTCAAGACGGTGAAGACGGAGGTGTGCGGCTCCAACGGGGTCACCTACAAGAATCGCTGCGAGTTCGAGTGCACACAACGCGACTACAAGAAGCTGGGCCGCAACTTGAATATCAGGAAGGAGGGGCCTTGTTAG